A region of the Bremerella alba genome:
TCGTCACGCAGGATGCGACGAGGTGGGACGTTCTGAGACTTTGCGTGGTGATCTCGCCAAGTCCAGATTTCGCGTACGATGGCCAGCGAGCGGCGATTCAAGTTGCCGATCCCCGAAACACTACGCCATCCGGGTCGCATGGAATACTCTTCCCAGATCGTTTGGAAACGCGACATCTCGGCTTCCATCCAACTGGTTCGGCCCAAGTTCTCAATTTCTTCGGCCAGTTGCTGATAGATTTGGTCCAGATAAATGACGTCGTTCAAGGCGTATTCGATCTGCAGCGTGGAAAGAGGGCGACCACGCCAGTTCGTGCGTGTTTCTCCCTTGGGAAGTCTTTCTCCCAATTGCCGAGTGATGAGATTGCCCAGCGAGATGGGGAACTCCATCCCGATCAGACCGGCGGCGACCTGCGTGTCGAACAGCCGCGTCGGTCTTTTGCCGGTTGCGCGAAAGCAGAACAGGAATTCTTCCCGCGCCGCATGCGCCACGACAGTCACGTCGTCACTGGTAATCAGATCCCAAAAGGGAGTTAGATCGAGCATCCCCTTGGGGTCGATGACGGCCAGCCCCGACTTGCTTGCCACTTGAATGAGACATAAGTCGGGCAGGTACACATCCTCCGAAATAAACTCGGTATCGAAGAAGATATGCTTGTCAGCGGCCAGTTGTTGGCACAGCGTTTGTAAGTCACGGTCGTGACGGACGTAGGTGTAGTCCACCGTCGTATCGCTTCTCATCCGTGGAAAGTTTGAGACTACGCGGTCCAATCCCCGCAGTTACCGCTAACTAGTATCGGATAAACTTTCGCAGGCCGCAAAGGGTGAAAGTGCCCAATGCGACGAAAACTGACAGCGAGACCGACTTCTAAAGAAGAAAGACCAGCGAGACGATGCCCAAAATGGGCAGTAAGATCGGAACGCTGAAGAACAAGACATAGCCAAAGAAACTCGGCATCTTGACGCCACTTTCTTCGGCGATGGCACGGACCATAAAGTTCGGACCGTTGCCGATATAAGTCATTGCTCCCATAAATACCGAACCCAAACTGATCGCAACCAGGTTGATGTAATGTGATCCGGAGGTGTTCTCGATAGCCGCGTTCAACGCCGCCGCATCCATATTCGGGAACGCCGTCTTGAAGAAGACCAGGTAAGTTGGGGCGTTGTCTAATATTGAAGAGAGCCCGCCGGTAATCCAGTAAAACTTCATAGGTGTGTCGATACCCAGGCTTGGACCTTGCTCGTTTAAGATCTCTAAAGCTGGTTGCATACAGATGAAGATGCCGACAAACAACGCCGCCACTTCAACGATCGCGTGGTAGTTGAAACGGTTTTCATTGCGAACTTGCTTGCTTCCCAACCATAAGCTCAGACCAACCAAAGCCAGTTGAACAATCTCGCGGAGATAGACGAACGGATACCAACCAATGCCTGGCAGCGGCTTGGTTGGATCGAGCAAAGCGACTGAGAAGATCACACCCACAAGCAATAAAGCATTAGGCCAAAGCCCTTGAATCCGCAGCGGAGTCGTCCGCACTTCATCACGCAAAACGTTTTCGGCGTCTTCTTTCGGATAGTAGTAAAACTTGTCCACCACCACATACAGGATCAACAACAATATATTGGTTAACAGCCATGGCTTCCACAACGCCGTCATCGTCCAAAGGAAGTTAACCCCTTGCAGGTAACCCAAAAACAGCGGCGGGTCGCCGATCGGCAGCAAGCAGCCACCACAGTTACAGACCACAAAGATAAAGAAGACGACGGTATGCTGTCGGAAGCGGCGTTCCTTGTTGGTTTCCAGCAAAGGGCGAATCAGAAGCATGGCCGCACCAGTGGTACCGATGAAGCTGGCCAATAAACCACCAACGAGCATGAATGCGGCATTGGTGGTCGGGTGGGCCTTCAAGTCGCCCGAGATACGGATACCGCCGGAGATCACATAGAGTGAAAACAAGAGCACGATAAATGGAATGTATTCGCCCATGATGGCATGATCAATTCGATGCCAGGCGGCGCCCATGCTGGCGCCCTCGTAGATGGTCATGTAGTAAATCAACGTGACGACGGCCAGACCTACCGAGACAATCAAGCGATTCGTATTGCTTTCCCACCAATGCTCGGTGAACTTCAAGAGCGGCAAAACCGCGATTGAACCCAGCAAGAGCACAAAAGGGGCAACCGCCCAAGGGTGAGGTAATGGATGACTGCCGTGATCGCCATGAGCTTCGCCTGCATGGGGGTCGGCATGTTCATCATGAAGATCGTGAGCAAGGGCCGCGTCGTGATGGGCCTCGGCAGCGGCATGCGTGTCCGCTGCAGCTTTCGGAGAAGTCGTCCAACCGGCGACCGATGCCACGGCATAAGCGACCAGCAAGACAACGATGCCGAGCAGCAAAGGTTTATCCGAGCCTGAGCCGCCTGAGTGATGATCGTCCACCGTCTGGTGTCCTCCGAGAATTCCGTTTATTTCGGTCGATGTGATTCCAGCTTGACCCATGCTTGGTCACCTTCTTCTTGCCTAGGAAAGGTGTTACACAAATTACCGGTACCTGCGGAGACAATCCGGCCAAATATCGCCGATTTGAGGCATGGTAAGTGTGCCAAACGTTAGGTTATGCTGGAGCGATTTAAGCTATCAGAGCTAGGTTTTCATGCC
Encoded here:
- a CDS encoding ribonuclease D; translation: MRSDTTVDYTYVRHDRDLQTLCQQLAADKHIFFDTEFISEDVYLPDLCLIQVASKSGLAVIDPKGMLDLTPFWDLITSDDVTVVAHAAREEFLFCFRATGKRPTRLFDTQVAAGLIGMEFPISLGNLITRQLGERLPKGETRTNWRGRPLSTLQIEYALNDVIYLDQIYQQLAEEIENLGRTSWMEAEMSRFQTIWEEYSMRPGWRSVSGIGNLNRRSLAIVREIWTWRDHHAKSQNVPPRRILRDDLMVELSKRKSAKVSQIKALRGMNRRDLDPYIDDLADCVRRAIELPDEDCPTNHRGNANSQYTVLGQFLSAALGSICREARIAPSLACTIQDVRDLVAYHLDKSGELPPLAKGWRAEVIGQTIEDLLDGSLVVKIGDPRADEPLAFERHSDQA
- a CDS encoding sodium:proton antiporter encodes the protein MGQAGITSTEINGILGGHQTVDDHHSGGSGSDKPLLLGIVVLLVAYAVASVAGWTTSPKAAADTHAAAEAHHDAALAHDLHDEHADPHAGEAHGDHGSHPLPHPWAVAPFVLLLGSIAVLPLLKFTEHWWESNTNRLIVSVGLAVVTLIYYMTIYEGASMGAAWHRIDHAIMGEYIPFIVLLFSLYVISGGIRISGDLKAHPTTNAAFMLVGGLLASFIGTTGAAMLLIRPLLETNKERRFRQHTVVFFIFVVCNCGGCLLPIGDPPLFLGYLQGVNFLWTMTALWKPWLLTNILLLILYVVVDKFYYYPKEDAENVLRDEVRTTPLRIQGLWPNALLLVGVIFSVALLDPTKPLPGIGWYPFVYLREIVQLALVGLSLWLGSKQVRNENRFNYHAIVEVAALFVGIFICMQPALEILNEQGPSLGIDTPMKFYWITGGLSSILDNAPTYLVFFKTAFPNMDAAALNAAIENTSGSHYINLVAISLGSVFMGAMTYIGNGPNFMVRAIAEESGVKMPSFFGYVLFFSVPILLPILGIVSLVFLL